TAACGAACTGCTCTCCCTGGAAGAAGGCGGCGGGGTAATCAAGGCCAGAATAAAGAAGAACTGACCGGGGAGGGTACTTCTTTGAACGCAAATAAAAAAACCGTTATTGTTTTCAGCGGCGATCTGGACAGGGCCATGGCCGCGTTTATCATTGCCAACGGGGCTGCTGCCATGGGGAACGAAGTTTCAATGTTTTTCACCTTCTGGGGTCTAAATATCTTAAGAAGGCCGGATAAGGTAAAAACCCAAAAGTCCTTTCTCGAAGCCCTGTTCGGCCGGATGATGCCGCGGGGAGCGGAAAGACTAGGGCTTTCCAGGATG
The window above is part of the Pelotomaculum thermopropionicum SI genome. Proteins encoded here:
- a CDS encoding uncharacterized conserved protein produces the protein MNANKKTVIVFSGDLDRAMAAFIIANGAAAMGNEVSMFFTFWGLNILRRPDKVKTQKSFLEALFGRMMPRGAERLGLSRMNFGGLGALMMKYIMKQKKVNTLRELIETARALGVKMIACTMSMDVMGLKKEELIDGLEFAGVATYLGEADESNVNLFI